A window from Candidatus Methylomirabilota bacterium encodes these proteins:
- a CDS encoding class I SAM-dependent methyltransferase, protein MSGLLFENCPLGCSEPLKTTEIVTPDGPLRLCPACGQLISSCSKQVYYDSLEASNRPEGTAPSLKDMKRFQQRTRRILRLTETLTGRSARDMALLDVGCSSGALLHVARDEGFGAVSGVEPGSASAATASAAGFEVHRGFLEVNMFAAESYDVVTMIEVIEHLTNPLEVVRAAHRVLKPGGLLVTNTPNMDSWTLQWVKGDWECFDMYATDHGGHACFFSPKSMRTLAGRTGFEFEYIRTGGLRLAEKGRVSPLRYKLLKILRELLTLPARVMGKGHEMLVIFRKAS, encoded by the coding sequence ATGTCCGGACTACTTTTCGAGAACTGTCCGCTGGGCTGCAGCGAACCGCTTAAGACGACGGAGATCGTCACCCCCGATGGCCCGCTTCGTCTCTGTCCGGCGTGCGGTCAGCTGATCAGTTCGTGTTCGAAACAGGTCTATTATGACAGCCTTGAAGCCTCCAACCGGCCCGAGGGCACAGCGCCCTCGCTTAAAGACATGAAACGTTTTCAACAGCGCACCAGACGAATCTTGCGGCTTACGGAAACGCTCACCGGCCGAAGCGCCCGGGATATGGCGCTTCTTGACGTTGGCTGCTCCAGCGGCGCCCTGCTCCATGTTGCAAGAGACGAGGGATTTGGCGCGGTGTCTGGCGTCGAGCCCGGTTCGGCGTCCGCTGCGACCGCAAGTGCGGCGGGATTCGAGGTCCATCGCGGCTTTCTCGAAGTGAATATGTTCGCAGCGGAAAGCTATGACGTCGTGACCATGATCGAAGTCATCGAACACCTTACCAATCCACTGGAGGTGGTGCGTGCTGCCCACAGGGTGTTGAAACCGGGCGGCCTGCTTGTCACGAATACGCCCAACATGGACTCGTGGACCCTCCAGTGGGTCAAGGGTGACTGGGAGTGCTTCGACATGTACGCCACGGACCATGGCGGGCACGCGTGTTTCTTCAGCCCTAAAAGCATGCGAACCCTGGCGGGGCGGACAGGATTCGAGTTTGAATACATTCGTACCGGAGGCCTTCGCCTTGCCGAGAAGGGGCGGGTCTCCCCGCTGCGTTACAAGCTGTTGAAGATATTGAGGGAGCTTCTGACGCTGCCGGCCAGAGTCATGGGTAAGGGGCACGAGATGCTTGTCATCTTCCGCAAGGCGTCATGA
- the lptF gene encoding LPS export ABC transporter permease LptF has protein sequence MKVIDRYIGRELLISMILGLGITTFVFLTKPMMKLMDLFITKLVPVGIIARLFLYTLPPLLFLTTPIALLLAVIATYSRLAADQELTALKAAGFSLYRLALPAFGIGIVALSFTAFNGIYGIPWASQAFRNLLFNLARTRATIGIREKVFNDDFHGLILYTDHIDEASGVMEGIFIVDTQNEEKPRIIIARRGRIVPKEQSNVVLLELQDGSTHVVPKDKPGHYQMLKFQNVDLALSVSDPTLAGMMARDPREMTIPELLATIRQRAARGEPTAYLLISFHQRFATPVACLVFILLGTPLAIRVRRSGKAISLGLTIVLVCMYYLLMIFGQGMGNNGSISPLWASWLPNLVLGGLGLFLFIAGNRESWLPSSFLPGRKRRAATAEGRG, from the coding sequence TTGAAGGTTATAGATCGATACATTGGCCGGGAACTCTTGATCTCCATGATCCTCGGACTCGGGATCACTACCTTCGTTTTCCTGACTAAGCCCATGATGAAACTCATGGACCTCTTCATCACCAAGCTGGTCCCCGTCGGAATTATTGCTCGCCTGTTCCTGTATACATTACCCCCCCTCCTTTTCCTCACTACTCCCATCGCTTTGCTCCTGGCCGTAATTGCCACTTATAGCCGGCTCGCCGCTGACCAGGAGCTGACCGCCCTTAAAGCGGCGGGATTTAGCCTCTACCGCTTAGCCTTGCCCGCCTTCGGCATTGGCATCGTGGCCTTAAGCTTTACCGCTTTTAACGGTATCTACGGCATACCCTGGGCGAGTCAGGCCTTCCGAAATCTCTTGTTTAACCTTGCACGTACCCGGGCAACCATCGGGATAAGGGAAAAAGTTTTCAACGACGATTTTCATGGTCTCATCCTTTACACCGACCACATCGACGAGGCCAGCGGTGTGATGGAAGGGATCTTTATCGTGGATACCCAGAATGAGGAAAAGCCGCGAATTATTATTGCCCGCCGTGGACGCATCGTTCCGAAAGAACAGAGCAATGTCGTCCTGCTCGAGCTGCAGGACGGATCCACCCACGTCGTACCCAAGGACAAACCGGGCCACTACCAAATGCTGAAGTTTCAGAACGTGGATCTGGCTCTTTCTGTAAGTGACCCAACCCTCGCTGGCATGATGGCTAGGGACCCGCGTGAGATGACTATACCAGAACTGCTCGCCACGATTCGGCAACGTGCCGCCCGTGGGGAACCGACGGCATACCTGCTGATCAGTTTCCATCAGCGATTCGCAACTCCGGTTGCTTGCCTTGTTTTCATCCTCCTGGGGACACCGTTGGCGATCCGAGTCCGGCGGTCGGGTAAAGCGATCAGCCTGGGGCTTACCATCGTGCTGGTGTGTATGTACTACCTCCTGATGATTTTCGGACAGGGTATGGGAAACAATGGCAGCATCTCCCCCCTCTGGGCGAGTTGGCTGCCGAATCTTGTCCTGGGTGGTCTCGGGTTGTTCTTGTTTATCGCCGGCAACCGCGAATCGTGGCTCCCCTCGTCGTTCTTGCCGGGACGGAAGCGCCGTGCTGCCACAGCCGAGGGCAGGGGGTAA
- a CDS encoding LptF/LptG family permease, whose amino-acid sequence MIRILDRYIGQGFLKLLVLALALLVAVSLLVDLLENLHNYVIHGASASDVTLYYLYRVPRVTLHVSPFALMIASFFTVGRFNRNYEFVAMQMARVHPFRAVLPIIILALGATLGLYVIQEEIAPKATETTLRIKHERLRKKKSPFHRTRNQDIWYLGGANRFLHIGLLETSKSEMQEVSLFQLSPDFVPLQRIEADKGRWEEGRWILSGVRIHRFSDGGTDVSVTEVPEMPMQLKATPEDLARVEKEPKEMSSRELKRYIQRLAQSGEDTRRYVADLLAKRAILARNFIMALLGIVIAFRVGRQGLLNPMGTCIITTVLYYVLFFLALPLARKDVLPPLLLLWIPNMIFGGIALVGLLRPHPRI is encoded by the coding sequence ATGATCCGTATTCTCGATCGGTATATTGGGCAAGGCTTCTTAAAACTGCTCGTTCTCGCCCTCGCACTCCTCGTGGCTGTCTCCCTGCTTGTAGACCTTCTTGAGAACCTCCATAATTACGTGATCCACGGAGCTTCAGCTTCAGACGTCACCCTGTACTACCTTTACAGGGTCCCGCGGGTGACTCTCCACGTCTCCCCCTTTGCCCTGATGATCGCTTCCTTCTTCACCGTGGGCAGGTTCAACCGGAACTACGAATTCGTCGCCATGCAAATGGCCCGAGTGCACCCCTTCCGCGCAGTTCTCCCCATCATCATCCTTGCCCTGGGGGCCACTCTGGGCCTCTATGTCATCCAAGAAGAAATCGCTCCGAAAGCGACTGAGACCACTCTCCGGATTAAGCACGAGCGGCTTCGGAAAAAGAAGTCTCCTTTTCATCGGACGCGGAACCAGGACATCTGGTATCTGGGGGGGGCAAATCGCTTTCTCCACATCGGTCTCCTGGAAACCAGCAAGAGCGAGATGCAGGAGGTCTCTTTGTTTCAACTATCCCCAGACTTTGTGCCGCTTCAGCGCATAGAGGCTGACAAGGGGCGTTGGGAAGAGGGGCGCTGGATTTTGTCGGGGGTACGGATCCACCGTTTCTCGGATGGGGGGACTGACGTAAGCGTCACCGAGGTACCCGAGATGCCCATGCAGCTGAAGGCAACCCCTGAGGACCTGGCGCGCGTCGAAAAGGAACCGAAGGAGATGAGCTCCAGAGAGCTCAAGCGATATATCCAGCGGCTTGCCCAGAGCGGGGAGGATACGCGGCGTTACGTGGCGGATCTCTTGGCCAAGCGTGCTATCCTTGCCAGGAACTTCATTATGGCACTCTTGGGAATTGTGATTGCATTTCGGGTTGGACGGCAGGGACTCTTGAACCCCATGGGCACGTGCATCATCACCACGGTTCTGTACTATGTCCTGTTTTTCCTTGCCCTCCCGCTAGCCCGCAAAGACGTCCTCCCTCCGCTACTTCTTCTCTGGATTCCAAATATGATTTTTGGAGGAATCGCCCTGGTCGGGCTGCTGCGGCCTCATCCACGAATCTAG